The genome window ATCGGGTCGATTCCGCCCAAAAAACCGCGCAATGCTTCTTCTTCGACGATCGCGGAATCTTCTCGATCGCGAAGGCTCCCTTTCGCAGCCTTGCGGCGCACGAAATCGAGCTCTTCGCCTCGGTCGTTGCGCAGCCGCGCGCCGACGCGCAGCGCCGCGTAGGGGTGAACGAAATCGTCGTTCAATTGCGTCGGGAAGCCGAAGCACAGATACGTGATCGCGCGCAACGCCGAACTCTTGCCCGCTTCGTTTGGTCCGAAGATCAGGTGCAGGCCGCGCCGGCCGTCGCTGAGATCGAGCGCGAAGTCGGTGAACGGTCCGCACGCCAAGAGGCGCAGTTCCAAAATCCTCATTTTGCCCCTCCGCGGGTCAGAAAACGATGCGAGAGAATCTGCTGCGCGTCGTCGAGCAGTTCGATCATTCCCGCCGGATCGCCGCCGGCGGGAAGATGCAATTCGTGGATCAATTCGTGCGGCAATTTTTGCCTTAGCGGTTCCAATTCAAGGGCCAACTCGCCGAGCGCTTGAGGATCGTCTCTCAGCTCGACCAGATATTGCAGCAATTCGGCGAGCGGGCCCTCGGAAAGGGCCGGCGCGTCGCGGGGCGGAGTCGTGGCGACCACGACCCGTTCGATCCATATCCGCCCGTCGCCGTGCAACAATCCTTGGGCCTTGATTTCGTGCTGCCATCGCTGCGACTCGGCCACCAATTGCTGATGGGCCGCCGAATCGCCACGCAATTCGACCCGAACCGCCAACGGCCGATCGTCGCTTGCGGCAACCAGTTCATGCAACCGCCGGGCGACGCGCTCGACGGCATCGGCGCCGGTGGCTGCGCCCGCGACATCGACAGGGCAATATTCCCACCGCAGCACATCAAGCGGCCGAAATTCTTCGACCGCATTCTCCCGATCGTCGACCGTCACGAGATAGCAGCCTTTCGCTCCGGATTCGCGGATGTGCCGGCCCTGCAGGTTTCCCGGAAACACGATCAATGGATCGCGATGAAGAATTTCGCGTTTATGGATGTGCCCCAGGGCCCAATATTGATATTCTTTGCCGCGCAGGCCGTCGAGAGTGCAAGGGGCATAGCGTTCATGCTCGCCGGAACGGGTGGCACACGTGTGCAACAGGCCGATATTGAACATGCCGCGAGCCCGGTCGGGATAGGCGGCCGCCAGATCGTCGGTCACGGCTGCCTTGGCAAAGCTTTGCCCGTGGATCGCAACGCC of Pirellulales bacterium contains these proteins:
- a CDS encoding DNA repair exonuclease, whose amino-acid sequence is MFKFVHAADIHLDSPRGGIDRDRDAPADEIRHAPRQALENLVGLAIDEAADFVLIAGDLYDGDWKDFRTGLFFIAQMVRLREAGIPVFLIAGNHDAANKMTRTLELPDNVRLLSERRAETVRLDELGVAIHGQSFAKAAVTDDLAAAYPDRARGMFNIGLLHTCATRSGEHERYAPCTLDGLRGKEYQYWALGHIHKREILHRDPLIVFPGNLQGRHIRESGAKGCYLVTVDDRENAVEEFRPLDVLRWEYCPVDVAGAATGADAVERVARRLHELVAASDDRPLAVRVELRGDSAAHQQLVAESQRWQHEIKAQGLLHGDGRIWIERVVVATTPPRDAPALSEGPLAELLQYLVELRDDPQALGELALELEPLRQKLPHELIHELHLPAGGDPAGMIELLDDAQQILSHRFLTRGGAK